GTTCACTTTATGTGCTATTCTGGCTTTCAAACTATTTCGTTTTATCGGTTCGGTCTCCCTCAGTCCGGGCGGCTTTCGTTGCCCTTCCCTCAGGCGCTTAACCAATATATCCAACCCAGCCGGGTCTGTCAACACCCCTGCCTTTATTTAGACAGATCATCCAAAAGCCTTGCCCAGAAAACGTTTCAGGCTCTAGAGGCAAGGTTTTCATGGAAAAACATGCCATTTTTCTTGGAAAAAAGCTGCGATCGCCTCCTGTTATTTCCTGTTATACAGACGCTGAAACCCTTATGGTGGAAGAGGTTAAACTCTTCCACCCTTAATCAAAAAATCTCAAATCTTTTTTTCACCAAGTTGCCTCCATAGGTGCGAGACAGGAGAGCCTACCTGCCAACGGGCTCTTCTATGTCCTGATCTATGGTTTGGGTCAGGAATTTTGGCACCTAGGGATTGGGATTGCTTGAGGAGTAGGGGAGAATGGGGCGTGGTAGATCAGAGATTGAGGATAGAGGCTCGTGAACTTTCAGACAGTTATTGCAACGCTGAATCAATTTTGGGGCGATCGCGGCTGTTTAATCGTGCAGCCCTACGATACAGAAAAGGGCGCGGGCACCAAGAGTCCCCATACATTTTTAAGAGCGATTGGCCCAGAACCTTGGGCCGTGGCCTATGTGGAGCCCTGCCGTCGGCCATCCGACGGTCGCTATGGCGAGAATCCTAATCGGGTTCAGCACTATTACCAGTACCAGGTGTTGATCAAGCCATCTCCAGACAATATTCAGGATGTGTACCTAGACTCGTTGAAAGCCCTAGGCATTAAACCGGAAGACCACGACATTCGCTTTGTGGAAGACAACTGGGAAGATGCGGCCGTGGGCGCGTGGGGCGTTGGCTGGGAAGTATGGCTGGATGGCATGGAAGTCACCCAGTTCACCTATTTCCAGCAGTGCGGGGGACTTGACTGCCGGCCGGTGTCTATTGAAATCACCTACGGGCTAGAGCGGCTGACCATGTACTTACAAAACGTGGATGCCATCTTCAACATCCAGTGGAATGACCAAGTCACCTACGGCGATGTGTTTTTGCAGGCAGAAATAGAAAGCTCTACCTATAACTTTGAAGCGTCGGATCCCAAGACCCTGTTTACCCTGTTTGGCATTTACGAACAGGAAGCAGAAAGGCTGATGGAGCAGGGCCTGGTATTGCCAGCCTACGACCAAGTTTTGAAATGCTCCCACACCTTCAACTTGCTGGATGCCCGAGGGGTGATTTCCGTCACCGAGCGTACACGCTACATTGCCCGCGTGCGCACCTTAGCCAGGAAGGTTGCCCATCTTTAT
This Candidatus Obscuribacterales bacterium DNA region includes the following protein-coding sequences:
- the glyQ gene encoding glycine--tRNA ligase subunit alpha, whose protein sequence is MNFQTVIATLNQFWGDRGCLIVQPYDTEKGAGTKSPHTFLRAIGPEPWAVAYVEPCRRPSDGRYGENPNRVQHYYQYQVLIKPSPDNIQDVYLDSLKALGIKPEDHDIRFVEDNWEDAAVGAWGVGWEVWLDGMEVTQFTYFQQCGGLDCRPVSIEITYGLERLTMYLQNVDAIFNIQWNDQVTYGDVFLQAEIESSTYNFEASDPKTLFTLFGIYEQEAERLMEQGLVLPAYDQVLKCSHTFNLLDARGVISVTERTRYIARVRTLARKVAHLYLKQREAMGFPLLTEAAQPAIAPS